One segment of Macrobrachium rosenbergii isolate ZJJX-2024 chromosome 25, ASM4041242v1, whole genome shotgun sequence DNA contains the following:
- the LOC136852187 gene encoding LOW QUALITY PROTEIN: uncharacterized protein (The sequence of the model RefSeq protein was modified relative to this genomic sequence to represent the inferred CDS: inserted 1 base in 1 codon), producing MLPEILGVVGEDGTVSWVPLTPITTFRDVAACVRDTGDPLPLLLETSPLGVRVVAGWERPXELLRLWSELKDQVIYSVSYRHKDDPADLLASFSRSYSLEEEEDEDEDKEPINPWELYDLKDELKNLNNHRPLRASSPIEGDRAPSGSRTTTSSAKPLSRSLDDSDELMAVSSDGEADSSYNSHTQRSRFPFREANWLPHFNRSFRRAAGGSSRNPPGRTHFARGQSQTSSLPSKSQKVVTSAASYPKEHHPSFLESHPFYNQYRKREMQSTTENGGSQFQRTPKHKLHEHLIDYENYLQHLHRNRNLSPVISKKQKLRHSEYKNVSTKQHDSAAFPNGTGATRPSSSSHQSDKTQWNQRNIRHLLQEHFSSKIQNRAAQSSKDVRNGEQKVERSAKDVHNGEQKWERSPQYGGSQAHQTTRSTGGKENHLLHRHPNSNGFSHDKSFFGYVPGDQRQSQPPEYPAGHKRHHRARAADINGSTDVGSPLDKSVYQHSGMPKTNGSLTYHQMNGHGGTRHYSSPLSKYLSPFPNGKAPRASVISPPSEGRSQNSRSRFPRELRAQHPEEGHPLPHKKGRGSPPSRDNSKPRGGVDRPSRKSTASSSTSKQEVVHRRSYSDPLYEYLKEDFRALDYRKPTRRRRHSGGSGLGGDVVMRDTRAPLTLRWMAS from the exons GAAATCCTGGGTGTAGTAGGCGAGGACGGGACAGTGTCTTGGGTGCCCCTAACCCCTATCACCACCTTCAGGGACGTCGCCGCCTGCGTCAGGGACACCGGCGATCCCCTGCCCCTGCTGCTCGAGACTTCACCGCTAGGGG TTCGCGTCGTTGCCGGATGGGAGCGCC TGGAACTCCTGCGACTATGGAGTGAACTGAAGGACCAGGTCATTTACTCCGTGTCCTACAGGCACAAGGACGACCCGGCCGACCTCCTGGCCTCCTTCTCCAGATCCTATTCcttggaggaagaggaagacgaggaTGAAGACAAGGAACCCATCAACCCTTGGGAACTCTACGATCTCAAGGACGAGCTCAAGAACTTGAACAACCACCGCCCTCTGAGGGCTTCGTCTCCCATCGAGGGCGATCGCGCGCCCTCAGGGTCGAGGACCACCACCTCGAGTGCGAAGCCCTTGTCGCGTTCTCTCGACGACAGCGACGAACTGATGGCCGTGAGCAGCGACGGAGAGGCCGACTCCTCCTACAACTCCCACACCCAGAGGTCGCGATTCCCCTTCAGGGAGGCGAACTGGCTCCCTCATTTCAACAGGTCTTTTAGGAGAGCCGCCGGAGGAAGCAGCAGAAATCCACCTGGAAGGACGCACTTCGCCCGCGGGCAGTCCCAGACGTCGTCCCTCCCTTCAAAATCCCAAAAAGTCGTCACGTCAGCAGCTAGTTATCCTAAAGAGCACCACCCATCGTTTTTGGAAAGTCACCCCTTTTATAACCAATACAGAAAACGAGAAATGCAAAGTACTACAGAAAATGGTGGTTCTCAATTCCAGCGAACTCCGAAGCACAAACTCCACGAACATTTGATAGACTACGAGAATTACCTTCAGCATTTACACAGGAACAGAAACCTAAGCCCGGTGATAAGCAAGAAGCAGAAACTCAGACATTCAGAGTACAAAAACGTCAGTACAAAACAGCATGACTCGGCCGCCTTCCCCAACGGCACGGGAGCTACTAGGCCTAGCAGCAGCAGCCACCAGTCAGACAAAACGCAGTGGAACCAAAGGAACATCAGGCACCTCCTGCAGGAGCACTTCTCgagtaaaatacaaaacagagCCGCACAATCGTCTAAAGATGTCCGTAATGGCGAGCAGAAGGTGGAACGCTCGGCGAAGGACGtccacaatggagaacagaagtGGGAGCGTTCTCCGCAATACGGAGGCTCCCAAGCTCACCAAACGACTCGGTCTACCGGCGGGAAAGAGAACCACCTCCTCCACAGGCACCCAAATTCGAACGGATTTTCCCACGACAAGAGCTTCTTCGGTTATGTCCCGGGGGACCAGAGGCAGTCGCAGCCTCCGGAATACCCCGCGGGACATAAGAGACACCACAGGGCACGTGCCGCGGACATCAACGGCTCGACGGACGTGGGTAGCCCATTGGACAAGAGTGTCTACCAGCACAGTGGCATGCCCAAGACCAACGGATCCCTTACGTACCACCAAATGAACGGGCACGGGGGCACGCGGCATTATTCGTCCCCCTTGTCGAAATATCTGTCGCCGTTTCCGAACGGGAAGGCACCGAGGGCCTCGGTAATCTCGCCCCCTTCGGAGGGCAGGAGCCAGAACTCTCGATCTCGATTCCCGCGAGAACTTCGTGCCCAGCACCCGGAGGAGGGTCATCCCCTGCCCCACAAGAAGGGGAGGGGGTCGCCCCCGAGTCGAGATAACTCTAAACCTCGGGGAGGCGTGGACAGGCCCTCGAGGAAGAGCACAGCTTCTTCCTCCACTTCCAAGCAGGAAGTCGTCCACCGAAGGTCGTACTCGGATCCCTTGTATGAATATCTCAAGGAGGACTTTAGGGCTCTAGATTACCGGAAGCCTACGAGAAGAAGACGTCACTCAG